Part of the Salinimonas iocasae genome, GTTGTTCACTCCGCAGGCTGGCCGTTAGATGACGCAACCGGAGGAAGTTACCTCTACCATGCGGAAGATAATCAGGTATTGGTCGGGCTTATTGTTGACCTTAATTACGAAAACCCGTATCTGAGCCCGTTTCACGAATTTCAGCAATTGAAGCACCACCCCACCATCAGTCAGTATCTGGAAGGTGGCAAACGCGTTGCCTATGGAGCGCGCGCAATTACTAAGGGCGGTTTCAATTCTTTACCGAAAATGTCATTTCCAGGTGGCTTACTGGTGGGATGTAATGCAGGTACCCTGAATTTCGCAAAAATAAAGGGGAATCATACTGCAATGAAGTCAGGTATGGTTGCAGCGGAAACCCTTTTTGAAGCACTTAAAAGTGACCAGCCTGAAAAAGAACTCAGTAAATTTTCCGATAATATTAAAGCATCCTGGTTGTATGATGAGCTTTATAAATCACGGAATTTTGGTCCTGCCGTGCATAAATACGGTAACTTCTGGGGTGGTGCATTTAATACCCTTGAGCAAAACTTTTTTGGGGGCAGCCTCTTTGGAAAAACGCTGACAGATAACTCCAAAGATTATGCACAAATGAAAACCGTAGACGAAGTCACTAAAATTGACTACCCCAAACCGGATGGAAAGCTCAGTTTTGACAAGCCTTCTTCAGTGTATCTTTCGAATACTAATCATGAAGAAAACCAGCCGTGTCACTTACAATTAAAAGATCCTTCTATCCCAATTGAAGTTAATTGGCCGAAATATGCAGAGCCAGCTCAGCGCTATTGTCCTGCGGGGGTTTATGAGGTTATCGATGATGATAACGGAAATAAGAAATTTCAGATAAATGCGCAGAATTGTATTCATTGTAAGACCTGCGACATAAAAGATCCTTCGCAAAACATACGTTGGGTAACACCTGAGGGAACAGGCGGACCGAATTATCCGAATATGTAAATTACGTTAGTAATTCAATTAAAAAGAAAAAGCAGCAAAACGCTGCTTTTTTTTTGTTTAAAAATT contains:
- a CDS encoding electron transfer flavoprotein-ubiquinone oxidoreductase encodes the protein MERESMEFDVVIVGAGPAGLATACRLMQLANDAEQELMVCVVEKGSEVGAHILSGAVFEPRALNELFPDWKEKGAPLNTPVTGDDIYLFNDATSARKLPNWMTPKTMHNDGNFIVSMGNVCRWLAEQAEELGVEVFPGFAAADIIYNEDGSVGGVATGDMGIGADGEKKDSFMPGMDLKAKYTIFAEGSRGHLGKSLIEKFELDKDASPQHYAIGFKEVWDIDPAKHQPGLVVHSAGWPLDDATGGSYLYHAEDNQVLVGLIVDLNYENPYLSPFHEFQQLKHHPTISQYLEGGKRVAYGARAITKGGFNSLPKMSFPGGLLVGCNAGTLNFAKIKGNHTAMKSGMVAAETLFEALKSDQPEKELSKFSDNIKASWLYDELYKSRNFGPAVHKYGNFWGGAFNTLEQNFFGGSLFGKTLTDNSKDYAQMKTVDEVTKIDYPKPDGKLSFDKPSSVYLSNTNHEENQPCHLQLKDPSIPIEVNWPKYAEPAQRYCPAGVYEVIDDDNGNKKFQINAQNCIHCKTCDIKDPSQNIRWVTPEGTGGPNYPNM